In the genome of Entelurus aequoreus isolate RoL-2023_Sb linkage group LG08, RoL_Eaeq_v1.1, whole genome shotgun sequence, one region contains:
- the LOC133656158 gene encoding transcription factor TFIIIB component B'' homolog isoform X2, producing the protein MFRRSRFSVRPNVGGPGRTGAAPQEATPGGKEASQAPKAISEGAPLSTVDDSKPGDTPAAAPTALGDGNEPSGEASSAAVQRRKRFSVKPRVAPGRPSIVPRVPKSPAKLVPESPAKVSELESTTSNEVKSPAATPQAPSSPMPTADSKLPHVQPTFAPPEGCADALKEAPPLPDLGKQTEKSPNSSIKVPHRPLDKVSLPDREAAELSEKAKTLLSSKGKKSIARFSLSRLLNDPSDIQRLENAEKLRDLLRQEMRKEKGIKKRKKPIKEFSVDPTKMTMRDLIRYLPLSNPMSSSLEDDTEQNETVTPFTPRMEILPERAQEPEAEVVPAVVDQTEEEEEDVEGTGQGDEDDDALMVPQVKVAEDGTLILDEESLTVEVQRAKGPNPAEDRDPIFERGSTTTYSSFRASTYCKPWSSEETDMFFLAISMVGTDFSMICQLFHNRTRSEIRNKFKKEEKQNSWRVDKAFRERRKLDIEYFSKLLEKILEVQQSRKKLKSLVVKNPPKKSQGKSKGRKRKKAAGKLSASEEEDEVEEDSLLCSEAEDGEKENEGGTLSSKVKKKLKSKVDASAAKPAKKKSKTSEKSSKEDEACVPEDTEAALPEDHPDSGVCESAETEKASNGATIKPAKLPRGSAAKSVGRKCSKKLPPSPTTAAEDGDGESAKQDESVKDDTLKDQVNKEALPSREASDDDVDDSCSDEDSGDEDYAVKPAKPTRSGRIPKPTALLSYPAPSTRTAPKRDRTTKAPPAAPSSKKPKLVMLRATQSESSAEEDGQELEDEEMKELWCDGSTQAFVPASLRSPHAVICQVEEAVEELDILADMSVLDMSQDELCLNSSCERAQFETGSRETSAHQLDLLVDVIDLLSSEHAGVSEVESYNEAAQTLLAIGNVSHPSHSDTMQGQITGVPSDSGNETSRRLEEEIVAEFIEENTFTPIMSVPSDQEVTDAFETAPVGPTNTESSPHIGEETCCEQRHVSDHDLTRPLQSNTRTRIARSPKVKPKPNLAKASRAAHSRTQPETSSQGSTMESDSVAPDLSKDFSEEPSSKIAKCSQSSEKQTFEMDAKSTNAETSESTAFDAAVTETLAQEAGSDYVAIPVVHEDQNSSEPPSSRPTRITTSKVEPQPTCTFSPKKISPSANSSSSETTTMSLSSNLVEEVASSEIAKCSQSSKKQTFEMDAKCTNAETSESAASDAAVTETLAQESDSDYVAIPVVHEDQNSSEHPSTRPTRITTSKVEPQPTCTFSPKKISPSANSSSSETTTMSLSSNLVEEVASSEIAKCSQSSKKQTFEMDAKCTNAETSESAASDAAVTETLAQESDSDYVAIPVVHEDQNSSEHLSSRPTRITTSKVEPQPTCTFSPKKISPSANSSSSETTTMSLSSNLVEELASSVMKNTCTGLANQLSSESKPTDAEKKKVECSPNEAAAFDDAVTEPLTQESNMHLIQKGEDNGAMIEVHEGLDSRELQSSPPFKRTQFHRVKPKPNLSQISKSARSKPQTTKETSDSSKLESTWTTTSMVKPQPTCTFSPTKTSPSANSASSVTTTMDVGPNLVPPEELTSGEIVTSTEHYEQLNIETKSTDAEQIEFGSNEEAAADDAVTEPLVQESSMPLIQKGGFNDNMPEAHEGQDSSELQSSPPFKRNRLRIVKPKPNLSQISKSARSKPQTTSETSDSSKLESTWTTTSMVKPQPTCTFSATKTSPSANSTSSVTTTMDVSSNLVPTEELASGEIVKSTGNDEQLNIETKSTDAEQIEFGSNKEAAADDAATEPPAQESSMPLNQKGGFNDNMPEAYEGLDCRELQSSPPFKRNRFHRVKPKPNLSQISKSARSKPQATKETSDSSKLESTSAPTSMVKPQPTCTFSPEETSQCASSASSVLTTMNLSSNLVPTEELTFSEIETSTGCDDQLSSEPKSTDAEEIEYGANKEAASDDAVTEPLAQKSSMPLIQKGGFKDSMPEVHEGQNSSELQSSPLLKINRFQRVKPKPNLTQISKRTRSEPQVIEETSQSSKLESTWTTTSKVEPQPTCIFSPEKTSPSANSASSVTTTMNLSSNRVPTEELASRGMKNTSTRLANQLSSEPKPMDAEKKKVECSPNKEAASDDAVTEQLAQESSMPLVQECNNDSMPEVVEGQNSSELQSSQPFRKNRFHRFKPKPNLSHISKSARSKPQATNETSQSSKLESTWTTTSNFLPEEASPSADSASFVTTAMNFSTIQVSKEELSSAVKTSTGLSNQLSSEPKPTDGENIEFGPHKAAASGDAVTERLAQESNTCSIQESGGHDTLPEVNECQSSSEPPQFQPTKRSRFQRVKPKPNLSQISKSARSKPQITKETIMSTNLECTGKITAKVETQPTGTFSPEKPSPKDSVVTPSMDSSTSLVPREELTSSQEKKAVELAYQEESSLPVVDARKENTGVKEAIFGAANETVRFNAEVTQSSSNNVVPSDIIPECQVGVGANANKSTIHKVSNHLEKDSKSDLKCESSHDRSVEAESPLTSETSQSVTLPLEICLAYQPTEDLSSSRDKNEDADSEAPKHTTGTDQRQQCLPKVKPALRFPARAIRSTSQSKDGGESFNITSDCQVVEKKSASPCLEIDEKVVGETEEKSKEEGYNAPCQDKKEDRTYLKSDDQNIAAAPSNTQLLRQDTVPEHSKTVQTNQMMTETQPLQSANDPLLPKTATTRRSRLVKPKPNLGKSGRQARLVAAKADSDAVRAPGSQEILPEPVQPVEGAIGLSAMECTTQDESSSSTGQEQTFASLSILQDVMSVPSDPDEPFFILSLTEIPVDTIEEVLNPTAQLPPFICDPNQSMQQSLAVENVIAGPDGSTPDVLVSTEETATTMTPAIGDPVAPPERHQGCVSAGSSSTASSPKRKPKGFLSFLSRTPSVAQSTRGKAASRRSRRKKPATTSHPPVETHLAAAELSSAPQRHLHLHANDDALVVSSQVSACEHDDGEAVQQEPSDVSQFFLSDIFTEV; encoded by the exons GGTATCAAGAAGCGGAAGAAGCCCATAAAGGAATTTAGTGTGGATCCTACCAAAATGACTATGAGGGACCTTATCCGGTACTTACCGCTGTCCAACCCCATGTC ATCCAGTTTAGAGGACGACACTGAGCAAAATGAGACCGTGACTCCGTTTACTCCAAGAATGGAAAT ACTGCCAGAGAGAGCGCAGGAACCGGAAGCAGAAGTTGTCCCCGCGGTGGTGGACCAaacggaggaggaagaggaggacgttGAGGGGACGGGCCAGGGGGACGAGGACGACGACGCACTGATGGTTCCGCAGGTCAAAGTTGCAGAAGATGGAACCCTGATCCTGGACGAGGAGAG TTTGACTGTGGAGGTCCAGAGAGCCAAAGGACCCAACCCGGCAGAGGACAGAGACCCCATCTTTGAACGCGGCTCCACCACCACATACTCCAGTTTCAGGGCCTCCACCTACTGCAAGCCTTGGTCCAGCGAAG AGACAGACATGTTCTTCCTGGCTATCAGCATGGTGGGGACAGACTTCTCCATGATCTGTCAGCTCTTTCACAACAGAACGCGGTCGGAGATAAGG AACAAGTTTAAGAAAGAGGAGAAACAGAATTCCTGGAGAGTCGACAAAGCCTTTC GAGAGAGACGCAAACTGGACATTGAGTATTTTTCCAAGCTGCTAGAGAAGATACTGGAAGTGCAGCAAAGCCGGAAGAAACTCAAGTCACTCGTGGTGAAGAACCCACCCAAGAAGAGCCAGGGGAAGTCAAAAGGCAGAAAGA GGAAGAAAGCTGCTGGCAAGCTCAGCGCCagcgaggaggaagacgaggTGGAGGAGGACAGCCTCTTATGCTCGGAGGCGGAGGACGGAGAGAAAGAGAACGAAGGAGGAACCCTGTCCTCTAAAGTCAAGAAGAAACTGAAAAGTAAGGTGGACGCCTCTGCTGCAAAGCCGGCAAAGAAGAAAAGTAAAACGAGTGAAAAGAGTAGCAAAGAAG ATGAGGCCTGCGTGCCCGAAGACACGGAAGCAGCCCTTCCTGAAGATCATCCTGACTCGGGAGT GTGTGAAAGTGCAGAGACGGAAAAAGCATCCAACGGAGCCACGATCAAACCCGCTAAGCTCCCGCGAGGTAGCGCGGCTAAATCCGTGGGCCGAAAGTGCAGTAAAAAGCTCCCTCCCTCTCCTACCACGGCAGCCGAAGATGGAGACGGGGAATCCGCTAAACAGGACGAGAGTGTGAAGGATGACACCTTGAAAGACCAG GTCAACAAAGAGGCATTACCTTCAAGAGAAGCCAgcgatgatgatgttgatgactcCTGTAGCGATGAAGACTCTGGAGATGAAGATTACGCCGTTAAACCTGCGAAACCCACCAG ATCCGGGAGGATCCCCAAACCTACTGCACTCTTAAGTTACCCTGCGCCCTCCACTCGGACCGCCCCCAAGAGGGACAGAACAACCAAGGCACCGCCTGCTGCCCCGTCGTCGAAAAAGCCCAAACTTGTTATGCTGAGAGCGACTCAATCCGAATCAAGTGCGGAGGAGGATGGGCAGGAGTTGGAGGATGAAGAAATGAAGGAGCTGTGGTGTGACGGCAGCACTCAGGCGTTTGTGCCCGCCAGCCTGCGCTCCCCCCACGCCGTCATATGCCAGGTCGAGGAAGCAGTAGAGGag CTTGATATCTTGGCGGATATGTCTGTCTTGGACATGTCCCAAGATGAACTGTGCCTCAACTCGTCGTGCGAACGGGCCCAATTTGAGACCGGATCAAGAGAAACTTCTGCGCATCAGCTGGACCTTCTGGTC GATGTCATAGACTTACTTTCTTCTGAGCACGCTGGAG TGTCAGAGGTGGAGAGCTACAATGAGGCTGCTCAAACCCTGCTGGCTATCGGCAATGTCTCTCATCCCTCGCATTCAGACACCATGCAAGGTCAAATCACAG GCGTACCGTCGGACAGTGGAAATGAAACAAGTAGACGTTTGGAAGAGGAAATTGTTGCGGAGTTCATTGAAGAAAACACCTTCACACCAATTATGTCTGTACCTTCAGACCAGGAAGTCACGGATGCATTTGAAACTGCACCTGTTGGGCCAACAAACACAGAGTCCTCACCTCACATTGGTGAGGAGACATGCTGTGAACAGAGACACGTTTCAGATCATGACTTAACCCGACCGTTGCAATCAAACACACGGACCAGAATAGCTCGCTCACCCAAGGTTAAACCAAAACCTAACTTGGCCAAGGCCTCAAGAGCTGCACATTCCAGAACTCAACCAGAAACATCTTCACAAGGGTCAACCATGGAGAGCGATAGTGTTGCTCCTGACCTGTCGAAAGACTTCTCTGAAGAACCGTCCTCAAAGATAGCAAAATGTAGTCAATCTTCTGAAAAACAGACTTTTGAAATGGATGCCAAGTCTACAAATGCTGAAACAAGTGAAAGCACAGCATTTGATGCTGCAGTCACAGAAACACTAGCTCAAGAGGCAGGTAGCGATTATGTTGCCATACCAGTTGTACATGAAGATCAGAACTCTAGCGAACCCCCGTCATCTCGACCCACCAGGATCACAACAAGTAAGGTAGAACCACAGCCAACTTGTACTTTCTCTCCTAAGAAAATCAGTCCAAGTGCCAATTCTTCTTCATCGGAGACAACAACCATGAGTTTGAGCTCTAATCTGGTAGAGGAAGTAGCTTCTAGTGAGATAGCAAAATGTAGTCAATCTTCTAAAAAACAGACTTTTGAAATGGATGCCAAGTGTACAAATGCTGAAACAAGTGAAAGTGCAGCATCTGATGCTGCAGTCACAGAAACACTAGCTCAAGAGTCAGATAGTGATTATGTTGCCATACCAGTTGTACATGAAGATCAGAACTCTAGCGAACACCCGTCAACTCGACCCACCAGGATCACAACAAGTAAGGTAGAACCACAGCCAACTTGTACTTTCTCTCCTAAGAAAATCAGTCCAAGTGCCAATTCTTCTTCATCGGAGACAACAACCATGAGTTTGAGCTCTAATCTTGTAGAGGAAGTAGCTTCTAGTGAGATAGCAAAATGTAGTCAATCTTCTAAAAAACAGACTTTTGAAATGGATGCCAAGTGTACAAATGCTGAAACAAGTGAAAGTGCAGCATCTGATGCTGCAGTCACAGAAACACTAGCTCAAGAGTCAGATAGCGATTATGTTGCCATACCAGTTGTACATGAAGATCAGAACTCTAGTGAACACCTGTCATCTCGACCCACCAGGATCACAACAAGTAAGGTAGAACCACAGCCAACTTGTACTTTTTCTCCTAAGAAAATCAGTCCAAGTGCCAATTCTTCTTCATCTGAGACAACAACCATGAGTTTGAGCTCTAATCTTGTAGAGGAACTGGCTTCTAGTGTAATGAAGAATACATGTACAGGACTTGCTAATCAACTCAGTAGTGAATCAAAACCCACGGATGCTGAAAAGAAAAAGGTTGAATGTAGTCCAAATGAAGCGGCAGCATTTGATGATGCAGTCACAGAACCACTAACTCAAGAGTCAAACATGCATTTGATCCAAAAAGGTGAAGATAATGGCGCCATGATAGAGGTACATGAAGGTCTGGACTCTAGAGAACTCCAGTCATCTCCACCCTTTAAGAGGACTCAATTCCACCGAGTCAAACCAAAACCAAACCTTTCACAGATATCAAAAAGTGCACGTTCTAAACCTCAAACCACAAAAGAGACTAGTGATTCTTCAAAGCTGGAATCAACTTGGACGACAACAAGTATGGTAAAACCGCAGCCAACTTGTACCTTCTCTCCTACGAAAACAAGTCCAAGTGCCAATTCTGCTTCATCTGTGACAACAACCATGGACGTCGGCCCTAATCTGGTACCTCCAGAAGAACTCACTTCTGGTGAGATAGTGACAAGTACTGAACATTATGAACAGCTCAATATTGAAACAAAATCCACAGATGCTGAACAGATTGAATTTGGTTCAAATGAAGAGGCAGCAGCTGATGATGCAGTCACAGAACCACTAGTTCAAGAGTCTAGCATGCCTTTGATCCAAAAAGGcggatttaatgacaacatgccAGAGGCACATGAAGGTCAGGACTCTAGCGAACTCCAGTCATCTCCACCCTTTAAGAGGAATCGATTACGCATAGTCAAACCAAAACCAAACCTTTCACAGATATCAAAAAGTGCACGTTCTAAACCTCAAACCACAAGCGAGACTAGTGATTCTTCAAAGCTGGAATCAACTTGGACGACAACAAGTATGGTAAAACCACAGCCAACTTGTACCTTCTCTGCTACAAAAACAAGTCCAAGTGCCAATTCTACTTCATCTGTGACAACAACCATGGACGTCAGCTCTAATCTGGTACCTACAGAAGAACTGGCTTCTGGTGAGATAGTGAAAAGTACTGGAAATGATGAACAGCTCAATATTGAAACAAAATCCACAGATGCTGAACAGATTGAATTTGGTTCAAATAAAGAGGCAGCAGCTGATGATGCAGCCACAGAACCACCAGCTCAAGAGTCTAGCATGCCTTTGAACCAAAAAGGtggatttaatgacaacatgccAGAGGCATATGAAGGTCTGGACTGTAGAGAACTCCAGTCATCTCCACCCTTTAAGAGGAATCGATTCCACCGAGTCAAACCAAAACCAAACCTTTCACAGATATCAAAAAGTGCACGGTCTAAACCTCAAGCCACAAAGGAAACTAGTGATTCTTCAAAGCTGGAATCAACTTCGGCGCCAACAAGTATGGTAAAACCACAGCCAACGTGTACATTCTCTCCTGAGGAAACAAGTCAATGTGCCAGTTCTGCTTCATCTGTGTTAACAACCATGAACCTCAGCTCTAATCTGGTACCTACAGAAGAACTGACTTTTAGTGAGATAGAGACAAGTACTGGATGTGATGATCAGCTCAGTAGTGAACCAAAATCCACAGATGCTGAAGAGATTGAATATGGTGCAAACAAAGAGGCAGCATCTGATGATGCAGTCACAGAACCACTAGCTCAAAAGTCAAGCATGCCTTTGATCCAAAaaggtggatttaaagattcaaTGCCAGAGGTACATGAAGGTCAGAACTCTAGCGAACTCCAGTCATCtccacttttaaaaataaatcgatttcaACGAGTCAAACCAAAACCAAACCTTACACAGATATCAAAAAGAACACGGTCTGAACCTCAAGTCATAGAAGAGACTAGTCAATCTTCAAAGCTGGAATCAACTTGGACGACAACAAGTAAGGTAGAACCACAGCCAACTTGTATCTTCTCTCCAGAGAAAACAAGTCCAAGTGCCAATTCTGCTTCATCAGTGACAACAACCATGAACTTGAGCTCTAATCGGGTACCTACAGAGGAACTGGCTTCTCGTGGGATGAAGAATACAAGTACAAGACTTGCTAATCAGCTCAGTAGTGAACCAAAACCCATGGATGCTGAAAAGAAAAAGGTTGAATGTAGTCCAAATAAAGAGGCAGCATCTGATGATGCAGTCACAGAACAACTAGCTCAAGAGTCAAGCATGCCTTTGGTACAAGAATGTAATAATGACTCCATGCCAGAGGTAGTTGAAGGTCAGAACTCTAGCGAACTCCAGTCATCTCAACCCTTTAGAAAGAATCGATTCCACCGATTCAAACCAAAACCAAATCTTTCACACATATCAAAAAGTGCACGGTCTAAACCTCAAGCCACAAATGAGACAAGTCAGTCTTCAAAACTGGAATCAACTTGGACGACAACAAGTAACTTCCTTCCTGAGGAAGCAAGTCCAAGTGCTGATTCTGCATCATTTGTTACAACAGCCATGAACTTTAGCACTATTCAGGTATCTAAAGAGGAACTGTCTAGTGCGGTGAAGACAAGTACTGGACTTTCTAATCAGCTCAGCAGTGAGCCAAAACCCACAGATGGCGAAAATATTGAATTTGGTCCTCATAAAGCGGCAGCATCTGGTGATGCAGTCACAGAACGGTTAGCTCAGGAGTCAAATACGTGTTCAATCCAAGAAAGTGGAGGTCATGACACCTTGCCAGAGGTTAATGAATGTCAGAGCTCTAGCGAACCCCCGCAATTTCAGCCCACCAAGAGGAGTCGATTCCAAAGGGTCAAACCAAAACCAAACCTTTCACAGATATCAAAAAGTGCACGGTCTAAACCTCAAATCACAAAAGAAACAATTATGTCTACAAATCTGGAATGCACTGGCAAAATCACAGCTAAAGTAGAAACACAACCAACTGGTACTTTCTCCCCAGAGAAACCAAGCCCAAAAGATTCAGTTGTGACACCATCCATGGATTCTAGCACCAGTCTGGTACCTAGAGAGGAACTGACTTCTAGTCAGGAGAAGAAGGCAGTTGAACTTGCTTACCAGGAAGAGTCTAGTTTACCAGTGGTGGATGCGAGAAAAGAAAACACAGGAGTCAAAGAAGCAATATTTGGAGCTGCAAATGAGACCGTGAGGTTTAATGCAGAAGTAACTCAGAGTTCTTCTAATAATGTGGTACCATCAGATATAATCCCAGAATGTCAAGTTGGAGTTGGAGCTAATGCAAACAAGTCTACAATTCACAAAGTTAGCAACCATTTGGAAAAAGACTCAAAATCCGATTTAAAGTGTGAATCTTCTCACGACCGAAGCGTTGAAGCTGAATCACCATTAACCTCTGAGACGAGTCAAAGTGTCACTTTGCCATTGGAAATATGCCTTGCATATCAGCCTACAGAAGACTTGTCATCGTCCAGAGATAAAAACGAGGACGCTGACTCAGAGGCACCAAAACACACTACAGGAACAGATCAAAGACAGCAATGCCTCCCCAAAGTCAAACCCGCTTTGAGGTTCCCCGCTAGAGCGATACGCTCAACATCGCAGTCAAAAGATGGTGGTGAATCCTTTAATATAACCTCAGATTGTCAAGTTGTAGAAAAAAAGAGTGCAAGCCCATGTTTAGAAATTGATGAGAAAGTTGTCGGGGAAACTGAAGAAAAGAGCAAAGAAGAAGGCTACAATGCTCCTTGTCAGGACAAAAAGGAGGATAGGACCTACTTGAAATCTGATGACCAAAATATTGCTGCTGCCCCCTCAAACACACAGCTGCTTCGTCAAGATACTGTCCcggaacattctaaaactgtacaAACCAACCAAATGATGACAGAGACACAGCCCCTTCAAAG CGCTAACGATCCGCTGTTGCCAAAAACCGCAACAACTAGAAGAAGCAGACTTGTTAAACCCAAACCCAACCTTGGAAAAAGTGGTCGGCAGGCCCGACTAGTGGCAGCCAAAGCAGATTCAG ATGCTGTCAGAGCGCCTGGTTCTCAAGAGATCTTGCCTGAGCCCGTGCAGCCAGTAGAGGGTGCTATTGGGCTATCGGCAATGGAGTGTACCACCCAG GATGAATCCTCGTCAAGCACTGGACAGGAGCAGACTTTTGCAAGTCTCTCAATACTTCAAGACG TAATGTCAGTACCCTCGGATCCCGACGAACCGTTTTTCATCCTATCCCTGACTGAGATCCCAGTTGACACCATCGAGGAGGTGTTGAACCCCACCGCCCAGCTGCCTCCTTTCATCTGTGACCCAAATCAGTCAATGCAGCAAAG TCTTGCTGTGGAGAATGTGATAGCAGGGCCAGATGGTTCCACGCCTGATGTCCTCGTGTCCACAGAAGAGACGGCAACCACCATG acTCCAGCCATTGGGGATCCCGTCGCCCCACCAGAGCGCCACCAAGGGTGTGTTTCAGCCGGATCATCGAGCACAGCAAGTTCTCCCAAAAG gaaACCCAAAGGTTTCCTCTCCTTTTTGTCAAGGACGCCCAGTGTGGCCCAGTCCACACGAGGCAAAGCTGCTTCCAGACGCTCACGGAGAAAGAAACCCGCGACAACCTCGCACCCACCGGTGGAGACCCACTTAGCTGCGGCCGAGCTTAGCAGCGCTCCACAgcgccacctccacctccacgcCAACGACGACGCTCTCGTTGTGTCGTCGCAGGTTTCAGCGTGCGAGCACGACGACGGCGAGGCAGTCCAGCAGGAGCCCAGCGACGTGTCCCAGTTCTTCTTAAGTGACATATTTACTGAAGTCTAG